From Malaya genurostris strain Urasoe2022 chromosome 2, Malgen_1.1, whole genome shotgun sequence:
ttctcaaattttcacatattaccatataactccggaaccggaagtcacattcaaatgaaattcaatagcaaactatgggaccataataccttttatttgaatcttagtttgtgaaaatcggttcagccatctctgaaaaaaatgagtgcatatttttttcacttttttggtacatatcatcctatatctccggaaccggaagtcggatcggaatgaaattcaatagcaggctatgggactatgagacctttcatttgaatctttgtttgtgaaaatcggtttggccatctctgagaaaagagagtgcatatttttgttacatacacacacatacacacacacacggacggacacacacacacagacatttgctcagttcgtcgagctgagtcgaatggtatatgacattcggccctccgggcctcggttaaaaagtcgattttcacagtgattgcatagcctttctatatgagaaaggcaaaaagtggtttgttatagtttgattatattccatcgaaatcatttacttatgttggtgcaaccgcatgaagaaagatgtgaacactacttaaacacagcatttgacagcgaactagaaccaaaagaaccacaaatttcggcttcaagccaattgtatgcagatgacaatcacACCACCGGGGTGACCGAGATCTGCATTCTgttaccctctcagcaggccgttctattttgttggccgTTGagtgcttgttgaacgacatactgcacgaaatattctttcagtttgctggaacggtttgttgctgctttttctcttgcagaaatagtgtgaaaaataggtgttaccttcatatagaaaaaaaatttattgttattctacgtgaagtagaagtattgtctaggtatgtagtgttagtttaaaataaTAAGTGGaataaacttcagaaattctccagtaaaactattCCAACGGGGGTCCAACTCcacatattaaaaatggttcaacaatggacctctgtctgccgggtttgttgaacgtaaAAAATAGCATTCGGTCTGTTtccaaatcggcaaacgaaggtcccgtgttggcctcccgttgaacgattgattggacgttcattggacgaatgatccaacgtattggaccaatgaaggaccaccgttgaacgtttttttctaagagggtagtTTCGCCTTCAGTTGAATTTGAACGTCTTTCTGAATTGAGCTGAGCATTCTTCGTTAAATGTGTGGTTAGAATAGGttagaaaattcattgaaagagtgcaaatctgcaaacccactGAGAAGtaaacaacaattttttgtgaaaaacatcaatatttatttttattgcatAGGATTCCGATTTCTGGGGCGAAGGtgaattttagaaaaattaaaCAGGCATTCTTGCAAAATGTCCACCGTAAGTGATCCAGAACTGCAAGTTAAAGTCAGAAAGAGTAAgtaattcaaatatttattctcAGTAATgacaaatcaaaatattttcccTTGTTCGGAACAGCTACtgagaaaatttcagaaaacatGCATATAATCGCAAACGAACCAAGTTTAGCATTCTATCGGATACAAGAACACGTTCGGAAGGTTATACCGCTCATCGTTGATCGCCGAGGAGAAGTGTATCAACTGCAACAGGACTTGCAAGGCAAATGCTATGACATGGAATATGCGATTGGGTAAGGCTCATTAGCACTTTAGGAAGCAAGTGAAACGTACAATGATTCAATCGCATCATGCTTACAGTGCCATCCGAGAGATCGAGGCAGCGGACCAGTCGCTGAAGAACATACAGGAATCGTTGAAAAACGCAATATTTCTCAAGCAGCAGCTCAAGTA
This genomic window contains:
- the LOC131427631 gene encoding BLOC-1-related complex subunit 8 homolog, whose protein sequence is MSTVSDPELQVKVRKTTEKISENMHIIANEPSLAFYRIQEHVRKVIPLIVDRRGEVYQLQQDLQGKCYDMEYAIGAIREIEAADQSLKNIQESLKNAIFLKQQLKYVESRRPKKDSNSSVYKRLSAHITLDLPDLSDFSGVVRETTNRVEHIMSHARSSSNSNVSGPAELQRSYTTLH